A window from Cryptomeria japonica chromosome 1, Sugi_1.0, whole genome shotgun sequence encodes these proteins:
- the LOC131858060 gene encoding uncharacterized protein LOC131858060, which produces MKQTSQEAQSSSAYTNQTIIATKTTPSTTSTASVAATVSTPPPPLATTTITPYFVALQMPAPAMTPTIETITIHNVDSDSDQEEAKPTPKKVEPRKRKIMTPSSAEKRRDHVMQKVSELPQVTPTNVDDQGPQEQQ; this is translated from the coding sequence ATGAAACAAACTTCTCAAGAGGCTCAATCCTCTAGTGCCTATACTAATCAAACTATAATTGCTACCAAAACAACACCATCCACCACATCGACTGCGTCCGTTGCAGCGACTGTTTCAACACCACCTCCACCCTTGGCTACAACAACTATTACTCCATATTTTGTTGCTTTGCAGATGCCTGCACCTGCAATGACTCCTACAATTGAGACAATAACTATTCATAATGTGGATTCAGACTCAGACCAAGAGGAGGCTAAGCCAACACCAAAGAAGGTAGAacctagaaagagaaaaataatgaCTCCTTCTAGTGCAGAGAAAAGAAGGGACCATGTCATGCAAAAGGTGTCAGAACTTCCACAAGTAACTCCTACAAATGTAGATGATCAGGGTCCACAGGAGCAACAATAG